Proteins encoded by one window of Drosophila melanogaster chromosome X:
- the Obp19a gene encoding Odorant-binding protein 19a, producing the protein MKFHLLLVCVAISLGPIPQSEAGVTEEQMWSAGKLMRDVCLPKYPKVSVEVADNIRNGDIPNSKDTNCYINCILEMMQAIKKGKFQLESTLKQMDIMLPDSYKDEYRKGINLCKDSTVGLKNAPNCDPAHALLSCLKNNIKVFVFP; encoded by the exons ATGAAGTTCCATCTGCTGCTGGTCTGCGTCGCCATATCCCTGGGACCAATCCCCCAGTCGGAGGCAGGG GTGACGGAGGAGCAGATGTGGTCTGCCGGAAAGCTGATGCGCGACGTCTGCCTGCCCAAGTATCCGAAGGTCAGCGTCGAGGTGGCCGACAACATTCGCAACGGTGACATACCCAATAGCAAGGACACCAACTGCTACATCAATTGCATCCTGGAAATGATGCAGGCA ATCAAGAAGGGAAAGTTCCAGCTGGAGTCGACCCTCAAGCAGATGGACATCATGCTGCCGGACAGCTACAAGGACGAGTACCGCAAGGGCATCAATCTGTGCAAGGACTCCACCGTCGGCCTGAAGAACGCCCCCAACTGCGATCCCGCCCACGCCCTGCTCAGCTGCCTGAAGAACAACATCAAGGTATTCGTGTTTCCCTAG
- the Obp19b gene encoding Odorant-binding protein 19b: protein MMQCSRMTTTLKMTNLLLAVACAAVLMGSATADEEEGSMTVDEVVELIEPFGDACTPKPSRENIVEMVLNKEDAKHETKCFRHCMLEQFELMPEDQLQYNEDKTVDMINMMFPDREDDGRRIVKTCNEELKAEQDKCEAAHGIAMCMLREMRSSGFKIPEIKE from the exons ATGATGCAGTGCAGCCGAATGACGACGACGTTGAAGATGACGAACCTTCTGCTAGCAGTGGCCTGCGCCGCCGTGCTGATGGGATCGGCGACGGCGGACGAGGAGGAGGGGTCCATGACCGTGGACGAGGTGGTGGAGCTGATCGAGCCCTTTGGCGACGCCTGCACGCCAAAGCCGTCGAGGG AGAACATCGTCGAGATGGTGCTGAACAAGGAGGACGCCAAGCACGAGACCAAGTGCTTCCGCCACTGCATGCTGGAGCAGTTCGAGCTGATGCCCGAGGATCAGTTGCAGTATAACGAGGACAAGACGGTCGATATGATCAACATGATGTTCCCGGATCGCGAGGACGACGGCAGGCGCATCGTCAAGACCTGCAACGAGGAGCTAAAGGCCGAGCAGGACAA GTGCGAGGCAGCCCACGGGATCGCTATGTGCATGCTGCGCGAGATGCGCTCTTCGGGCTTCAAGATTCCCGAGATCAAGGAATGA